A single genomic interval of Sphingobacteriales bacterium harbors:
- a CDS encoding cell division protein ZapA encodes MPSTPNSDTINVRVNISDRNYRLQVQPDDEIRVRKAANMVREKLTELQGIYEAKDKQDYLAMCALLTTIELLEKEEIASVADTGLLHKIDHLDQILADFLKS; translated from the coding sequence ATGCCATCTACACCAAATTCCGATACCATTAACGTTCGCGTAAATATTTCTGACCGCAACTACCGGCTTCAAGTGCAGCCCGATGATGAAATTCGAGTGCGGAAAGCTGCCAATATGGTGCGCGAAAAATTAACTGAACTGCAAGGAATTTACGAAGCAAAAGACAAACAAGACTACTTAGCCATGTGTGCGCTATTGACTACCATTGAACTACTTGAAAAAGAAGAAATTGCCTCGGTTGCCGATACCGGACTACTACATAAAATAGACCATTTAGACCAAATTTTAGCAGATTTTTTAAAATCCTGA
- a CDS encoding glycosyltransferase, producing the protein MFFTIFTTIALVLAFFYAGILLWYVYGWVKTPEFKLLQNFEPQTTISIIVPARNEAANIVACLQGLLAQNYPKHLFEIVLIDDQSEDETVNLATAFLTANKQLQHPDNQDGRVQIIKIPADLAKPSGNQSSGGKKNALTLGIAAAKYHLIVTTDADCQHPPTWLQYIAGFYQQYQPQMIAAPVVFKPQKGLFMAFQTLDFIGLMLTTAASLKFNIGNMCNGANLAYPRHLFNAVGGFEGQHHLASGDDMLLMEKIRQQQPKAKLLFLKAKQATVQTNPTPNLKQFFWQRVRWASKTTAYRNLRIQVILTLVWLFNFSIVAGMFALLTVNRHVWMPVLALQFALKLLADTVFLYTGAAYFNRKKLLWQFLPAQIMHIFYIVVVGVAANFKSLPFVWKGRKIR; encoded by the coding sequence TTGTTTTTTACTATCTTTACTACAATAGCCCTCGTTTTAGCATTTTTTTATGCCGGTATTTTGTTGTGGTATGTTTACGGATGGGTAAAAACGCCCGAGTTTAAGCTATTACAAAACTTTGAACCCCAAACAACAATTAGTATTATTGTACCCGCCCGCAACGAAGCGGCAAATATTGTAGCTTGTTTACAGGGATTATTGGCACAAAATTACCCCAAGCATTTATTTGAAATTGTACTTATAGATGACCAGTCAGAGGATGAAACGGTTAATTTGGCAACGGCATTTTTAACGGCTAACAAGCAGCTACAGCATCCGGATAATCAGGACGGCAGAGTGCAAATTATAAAAATACCTGCTGATTTGGCAAAACCCAGTGGCAATCAATCATCCGGAGGAAAAAAAAATGCCCTAACACTTGGCATTGCCGCAGCCAAATATCATTTAATAGTTACCACCGATGCCGACTGTCAGCACCCGCCTACGTGGTTGCAATATATTGCAGGTTTTTATCAGCAGTATCAACCGCAAATGATAGCCGCACCTGTAGTGTTTAAGCCTCAAAAGGGGTTGTTTATGGCATTTCAGACGCTCGATTTTATAGGTTTAATGCTAACAACCGCCGCCTCGTTAAAATTTAATATTGGCAATATGTGTAATGGCGCAAATTTGGCTTACCCACGTCATTTATTTAACGCTGTTGGTGGTTTTGAGGGGCAGCACCATTTGGCATCGGGCGACGATATGTTGTTGATGGAAAAAATAAGGCAGCAACAGCCAAAGGCCAAACTATTATTTTTAAAAGCTAAACAAGCAACGGTGCAAACCAATCCAACACCAAATTTAAAACAGTTTTTTTGGCAACGTGTTCGTTGGGCTTCAAAAACAACAGCCTACCGAAATTTGCGTATACAGGTAATTTTAACCTTGGTTTGGCTTTTTAATTTTAGCATAGTGGCCGGCATGTTTGCGCTTTTAACTGTCAACCGCCATGTTTGGATGCCTGTTTTAGCCCTGCAATTTGCCCTAAAACTATTAGCCGATACTGTATTTTTATACACCGGAGCTGCCTATTTTAACCGAAAAAAATTATTGTGGCAATTCTTACCCGCACAAATAATGCATATTTTTTATATTGTGGTAGTGGGTGTGGCAGCAAACTTTAAAAGTTTGCCATTTGTATGGAAAGGCCGAAAAATACGCTAA
- a CDS encoding U32 family peptidase, with amino-acid sequence MNFKPVEILAPAGSYEALMAGLNAGCTAVYFGIEQLNMRARSAVNFTLNDLKEISRICKERAVKTYLTLNTVLYDHDISLMKTIVNKAKENGITAIIASDHAAMAYCKSVSMPVHISTQANITNLETVAFYALFADVMVLSRELSLRQVAEISRGIEKQQIKGPSGELVKLEIFAHGALCMAVSGKCYLSLHSNNASANRGACIQNCRKQYIVTDKEDGVELEIDNEYIMSAKDLCTIGFLDKILNSGVNILKIEGRGRSADYVDTVVRCYKEAVTALHEGNYTPDKIEEWTKRLATVYNRGFWDGYYLGRKMGEWNDSYGSKATEKKIFVARGLKYYGKSNVGEFKMESHTLKRGDKIMVTGPATGVVKTEIQEIRVDGLNVESVIKGDIFSIKINEIVRPSSKLYKIVNA; translated from the coding sequence ATGAATTTCAAACCAGTTGAGATTTTAGCTCCGGCGGGTTCTTACGAGGCATTAATGGCGGGCTTAAACGCCGGTTGTACTGCTGTTTATTTTGGAATTGAACAACTCAATATGCGCGCCCGCTCGGCTGTCAATTTTACCTTAAACGACTTAAAAGAGATTAGCCGTATTTGCAAAGAGCGGGCAGTAAAAACCTACCTCACCCTTAACACGGTGTTATATGACCACGATATTAGCCTGATGAAAACAATAGTAAATAAGGCTAAAGAAAATGGAATAACTGCCATCATTGCCTCCGACCATGCCGCTATGGCCTATTGCAAATCGGTTTCAATGCCTGTGCATATATCCACGCAAGCCAATATAACCAATTTAGAAACCGTTGCATTTTACGCCCTATTTGCCGATGTCATGGTTTTGTCTCGAGAATTAAGCCTGCGCCAGGTAGCCGAAATATCGAGAGGAATAGAAAAGCAGCAAATTAAAGGGCCATCCGGCGAATTAGTAAAATTAGAAATATTTGCCCACGGAGCGCTCTGCATGGCTGTTTCCGGAAAATGCTACCTAAGTTTACACTCAAATAATGCCTCTGCCAATAGAGGCGCCTGCATACAAAATTGCCGAAAACAATATATTGTAACAGATAAAGAAGACGGTGTTGAATTAGAAATTGACAATGAATACATTATGAGCGCAAAAGATTTATGCACCATTGGATTTTTAGACAAAATTTTGAACTCGGGCGTAAATATTTTAAAAATTGAAGGACGGGGCCGCTCTGCCGATTATGTAGATACGGTTGTGCGCTGTTACAAAGAGGCGGTTACGGCTTTGCACGAAGGCAATTATACACCGGATAAAATTGAAGAGTGGACAAAACGACTGGCAACGGTATATAATCGCGGGTTTTGGGATGGGTATTACTTAGGGCGCAAAATGGGCGAATGGAACGACTCGTATGGCTCGAAGGCAACAGAGAAAAAGATTTTTGTTGCGCGAGGACTTAAATACTACGGAAAAAGCAACGTGGGTGAGTTTAAAATGGAATCTCATACCCTAAAGCGAGGAGATAAAATAATGGTTACCGGACCAGCTACCGGAGTAGTAAAAACCGAAATCCAAGAAATAAGAGTGGATGGCCTTAACGTCGAATCTGTAATAAAAGGCGATATATTTTCGATAAAAATAAATGAAATTGTACGGCCTTCTTCAAAACTATATAAAATTGTAAACGCCTAA
- a CDS encoding AbfB domain-containing protein, with protein MSIFFKLDKLTCLALCAVLLICLNVQAQTTIINRWTGDKIGLQNGTPYCATTATDNWVIEPAEPGFVRLKNEATGTYLHTENNQELGAGAIDQGWWSAQWALAPIDGYTQIINRWTNQYLHNENGKLEAGSLGAPGWWSAQWTLAAPVAQNNVKYNYIVPPVQQLVSLAHISNPDAFFVKHLPTGAVRIGKIEDKNEKNDATFLLVKGVSANCSDCISFESVNKPGHYLRHQNGDIRLTTLANDLDRADASFRQIAGLAGTGNSYEAFNYPNHFIKSGALLTLAPRTEDAAYKKEVSFIQKGSQIENMSTGKRSADEVHAFMDPLVFNQKNTMVGNQETKLSLTVTPNMHISNSGSQVIVFDMDGSILRENSGNLTVNNKKERAWFYENVKVNIVNSNNVKLVKVPNVQNTETGEMTSSLENTFNVNLNASYEGLTGGLGLTKTENKTFTRTVKGYTLDPPTMNGNTATHNIRMTGCYDGESGGLKPYSKWEDATNKEKWQNFWDGFIGAFTLDNYYGFDVYGLTDPALGKGLYLPVQAAYLAPNNSTGVAYFDIEVIVDMRKILSEGHTKYDSTLKTETKQIKFWKTVAVNLDMKSYSK; from the coding sequence ATGAGTATTTTTTTTAAACTCGACAAACTTACTTGCCTCGCTTTATGTGCTGTTTTGCTCATTTGCTTAAATGTTCAAGCACAAACCACTATTATAAACCGTTGGACGGGCGATAAAATAGGGCTACAAAACGGAACCCCCTATTGCGCTACTACTGCTACCGATAACTGGGTAATAGAACCGGCAGAACCTGGTTTTGTGCGGCTGAAAAACGAAGCTACCGGCACCTATTTACACACCGAAAACAACCAAGAGTTAGGCGCGGGAGCTATTGACCAAGGTTGGTGGAGTGCTCAGTGGGCGCTTGCTCCCATTGACGGATACACCCAAATTATAAACCGCTGGACAAACCAATATTTACACAACGAAAACGGCAAACTTGAAGCGGGTAGTTTAGGTGCTCCGGGTTGGTGGAGTGCTCAATGGACTTTAGCCGCACCTGTTGCTCAAAATAATGTAAAATACAATTACATTGTTCCGCCGGTTCAACAACTTGTTTCGTTGGCACATATTAGCAACCCCGATGCTTTTTTTGTTAAACATTTGCCTACGGGTGCGGTTAGAATTGGCAAAATTGAAGATAAAAACGAAAAAAACGATGCCACTTTTTTGTTAGTAAAAGGTGTTAGCGCTAATTGCTCCGATTGCATTTCGTTTGAGTCGGTTAACAAACCTGGGCATTATTTGCGGCACCAAAATGGAGACATAAGGCTAACAACCCTTGCAAATGATTTAGACCGGGCAGATGCCTCTTTCAGGCAAATTGCAGGCTTGGCAGGCACGGGCAATTCGTACGAAGCGTTTAACTATCCCAACCATTTTATAAAATCTGGCGCATTGCTAACCCTTGCCCCCCGAACCGAAGATGCCGCCTATAAAAAAGAAGTTTCGTTTATACAAAAAGGAAGCCAAATTGAAAATATGTCCACCGGAAAACGCTCTGCCGATGAAGTACACGCCTTTATGGACCCACTCGTTTTTAATCAAAAAAATACAATGGTGGGCAATCAAGAAACAAAATTATCGCTAACCGTAACACCCAATATGCACATAAGCAATAGTGGCTCGCAAGTAATAGTTTTTGATATGGACGGGTCTATTTTAAGAGAAAATTCGGGCAATTTAACGGTAAACAATAAAAAAGAAAGAGCTTGGTTTTACGAAAACGTTAAGGTAAATATTGTTAACTCAAACAATGTAAAATTGGTTAAAGTGCCAAACGTGCAAAACACCGAGACAGGAGAAATGACATCGAGCCTCGAAAATACTTTTAACGTAAACCTTAATGCCAGCTACGAAGGACTAACCGGTGGCCTTGGCCTTACCAAAACCGAAAACAAAACATTTACGCGTACCGTAAAAGGCTATACCTTAGACCCACCTACCATGAACGGCAATACGGCAACACATAATATTCGCATGACGGGTTGCTACGACGGCGAATCGGGCGGACTAAAACCTTATTCAAAATGGGAAGATGCCACCAATAAAGAAAAATGGCAAAACTTTTGGGATGGCTTCATTGGTGCTTTTACCCTCGATAACTATTACGGATTTGATGTGTATGGCTTAACCGACCCAGCCTTGGGCAAAGGATTGTATTTACCTGTTCAGGCAGCTTACCTTGCCCCCAATAACAGCACAGGCGTTGCATATTTCGACATAGAGGTAATTGTTGATATGCGAAAAATACTAAGCGAAGGGCATACTAAATACGATAGCACCCTTAAAACCGAAACAAAACAAATTAAATTTTGGAAAACCGTAGCAGTTAATTTAGACATGAAATCCTACTCGAAATAA
- the recR gene encoding recombination protein RecR encodes MNYPSKLIESMVTELSKLPGIGKKTALRLSIHLLKETPEASEKLGNAVLNMRRDIQFCQQCYNVSDAALCNICNDPRRDQQTICVVETIREVMAIESTAQYHGVYHVLGGVISPIDGIGPDALHINSLLARVAQLPTCEIIMALNPTMEGDTTIFYLSRQLKNHPQVQITAIARGIAFGGELEYADELTLARSIAKRQPYETYLVQ; translated from the coding sequence ATGAACTACCCCTCCAAACTAATTGAGTCAATGGTAACCGAGCTGTCGAAACTGCCCGGCATAGGCAAAAAAACGGCCTTGCGGTTGTCTATACATTTACTAAAAGAAACCCCCGAAGCCTCAGAAAAATTAGGCAATGCCGTCTTAAATATGCGGCGCGATATTCAGTTTTGCCAACAATGCTATAATGTTTCAGATGCTGCGCTTTGCAATATTTGCAACGATCCCCGCCGCGACCAACAAACTATTTGCGTTGTCGAAACCATTCGCGAGGTAATGGCTATCGAGTCAACGGCGCAATACCACGGCGTTTACCATGTTTTGGGCGGGGTAATTTCGCCTATTGACGGTATTGGCCCCGATGCCCTGCATATTAACTCGCTGCTTGCCCGCGTAGCACAGTTGCCCACCTGCGAAATAATTATGGCGCTAAACCCTACTATGGAGGGCGATACAACAATATTTTACCTGTCGCGGCAACTTAAAAACCACCCACAGGTGCAAATTACCGCCATTGCGCGAGGAATTGCTTTTGGCGGCGAGTTAGAGTATGCCGATGAGCTAACCCTTGCGCGCTCTATTGCCAAACGCCAGCCTTACGAAACGTATTTAGTGCAATAA
- the rny gene encoding ribonuclease Y, whose amino-acid sequence MNITIIIILSIVGLAAGGALGFFIAKSAAAAKTTQQVADAQIQAQKILVSANEQAESIKQQAAREAEEKNSKRKTETDQYVNNSRRKIEDAQQKLQQRESAIQQRDATLNQRNATISERENEIKRSKEELERRRSEVDKTVATAAAETAQLDKRRTALDTRQQEIEQMLADANALKNKIESELQAKLEKVAGLTAAEAKKQLIDSLIQKAETEAMAYVRDIMAEAQNKAAKEAQKIVIQAIQRTAAEHTIENTVSVFALESDDIKGQIIGREGRNIRTLEALTGVELIVDDTPETIVISGFDPVRREIARLSLQRLVADGRIHPARIEEVVAKITKQINQQIVETGERTVIDLNIHGLNPELIRMVGRMRYRSSYGQNLLQHSIETAKLCAIMASELGLKPNLVKLAKRAGLLHDIGKVPQEETELSHALLGMKLAEKYEEHPGVINAIGAHHDEIEMTHLISPIIQACDAISGARPGARREMLESYLRRINELETLAQSYEGVEKAFAIQAGRELRVIVRSTDVTDERADDLALLISSKIQNEMQYPGQIKVTVIREKRAIGFAR is encoded by the coding sequence ATGAACATAACAATAATTATTATACTATCCATTGTGGGGTTAGCAGCCGGGGGTGCCCTTGGTTTTTTTATTGCTAAAAGTGCTGCTGCTGCTAAAACCACCCAACAGGTAGCCGATGCACAAATACAGGCTCAAAAAATACTTGTCTCTGCCAACGAACAAGCCGAGAGCATAAAACAGCAGGCCGCCCGCGAAGCAGAAGAAAAAAATTCGAAGCGAAAAACTGAAACCGACCAGTATGTTAACAACAGCCGCCGAAAAATTGAAGATGCCCAGCAAAAATTACAACAACGAGAGTCAGCCATACAACAGCGCGATGCCACACTAAACCAACGCAATGCAACCATTTCGGAGCGCGAAAACGAAATAAAACGCAGCAAAGAAGAACTTGAACGCCGCCGCAGCGAAGTAGATAAAACAGTTGCTACCGCCGCCGCCGAAACTGCCCAACTCGATAAACGCCGCACTGCTTTAGACACCCGACAACAAGAAATAGAACAAATGCTGGCCGATGCAAATGCACTTAAAAATAAAATTGAAAGTGAATTGCAAGCAAAACTTGAAAAAGTGGCCGGACTTACCGCCGCCGAAGCCAAAAAGCAGTTAATTGACAGCTTAATTCAAAAAGCCGAAACCGAAGCAATGGCCTATGTGCGCGATATTATGGCCGAAGCACAAAACAAAGCCGCCAAAGAAGCGCAAAAAATTGTCATTCAGGCCATACAACGCACCGCTGCCGAACATACCATTGAAAATACTGTTTCGGTCTTTGCCCTCGAAAGCGACGATATTAAAGGGCAAATTATTGGCCGCGAAGGCAGAAATATTCGAACGCTTGAAGCCTTAACCGGTGTAGAACTAATAGTGGACGACACCCCCGAAACCATTGTAATATCCGGATTTGACCCGGTGCGCCGCGAAATTGCCCGCCTTTCGTTACAACGCTTAGTAGCCGATGGTCGTATCCATCCGGCGCGTATCGAAGAGGTCGTTGCCAAAATAACCAAACAAATTAATCAACAAATTGTAGAAACCGGCGAGCGCACAGTAATAGACCTGAACATACATGGCCTTAACCCCGAGCTTATCCGGATGGTAGGTCGCATGAGATACCGCTCGTCTTATGGGCAAAATTTGCTCCAACACTCTATTGAAACCGCCAAACTCTGCGCTATTATGGCTAGTGAATTAGGCTTAAAGCCCAACCTTGTTAAATTAGCTAAACGCGCCGGACTGTTGCACGATATTGGCAAAGTGCCCCAAGAGGAAACCGAGCTATCGCACGCTTTGCTGGGCATGAAATTAGCCGAAAAATATGAAGAACACCCCGGCGTAATAAATGCTATTGGCGCTCACCACGACGAAATTGAAATGACCCACCTCATTTCGCCTATTATACAAGCCTGCGATGCCATATCGGGGGCACGCCCCGGCGCACGCCGCGAAATGTTAGAGTCGTACCTGCGCCGTATTAACGAACTCGAAACCCTTGCCCAAAGCTACGAAGGCGTTGAAAAAGCTTTTGCTATACAAGCAGGCCGCGAACTGCGCGTAATTGTACGCAGCACCGACGTAACCGACGAACGTGCAGACGACTTAGCCCTGCTTATATCGTCGAAAATACAAAACGAAATGCAATACCCAGGACAAATTAAAGTAACCGTCATCCGCGAAAAACGCGCTATTGGCTTTGCCCGCTAA
- a CDS encoding ferredoxin has protein sequence MFQIIFHRQKCIGCNACVEAAPERWRVSKKDGRCNLINGKEKKGIYRILVGIEEYDQNLRAANNCPVGIIKIEPI, from the coding sequence ATGTTTCAAATAATATTTCATCGGCAAAAATGTATTGGTTGCAATGCCTGTGTAGAAGCAGCCCCCGAAAGATGGCGCGTCTCTAAAAAAGATGGCCGGTGTAATCTTATAAACGGAAAAGAAAAAAAAGGAATTTACCGGATTTTGGTTGGCATAGAAGAATACGACCAAAACCTTAGGGCGGCAAATAATTGCCCGGTTGGAATTATTAAGATTGAGCCGATATAA
- a CDS encoding tetratricopeptide repeat protein — MFNFARTLLAIALIITITTMVGSVVGGNNSLFAQNIATQFNNSGLQKVAQKDYTGALDDFTKAIEADPNYAQAYYNRGNAYFDLSNLTSAIGDYGKALTLDPKYKEALNNIGLAYYQTGQIEQANAYYEQALQLDPRYDKALCNKADLLLRQKNYPDALANYQAAIAINPNFANAHLGLGIANYQLKNYAAALDNFNTAERLAATTATPLQRLYFYRGSAQLALKNYTNAITDYDRALAEQPKDAAQIYYYRGLCYQRSQKTDRAIADYSQAINLQADFNKAIAARANAYYEIGQYAKAENDYTTLIIRDPKLDEAWNNRGNCRFKQNNFEPAAADYTKALELNQQNANAWYYRGYCFLLWEDYNAALNDFNRCIEIDPKNANAYDKRGDIKFKRKEYKAAIADYDQALQLNPKFVTAWYNRGYSKYLLQQYSSAITDFDNCLALDSKFVEAYNYRGNSKYFSGLLEEAEVDYNAAIKIDPQYPKAYSNRSIIKRKLYFDWSGALDDTNKAIERNAQLKQAYVNRAIVWAHMGRNADAEADFKSAIEIDPDYAEGYGARGEYYFNEGRFEDALRNLNRSIDLDPLTSETYFWRGMALVKLGQKSRACEDFQQATILGYGPAASKYKETCQ, encoded by the coding sequence ATGTTTAACTTTGCAAGGACGCTGCTGGCAATCGCACTAATAATAACAATAACAACAATGGTGGGCAGTGTTGTTGGCGGCAATAATAGCCTGTTTGCCCAAAATATTGCTACGCAATTTAACAACAGTGGCCTGCAAAAAGTAGCCCAAAAAGATTATACCGGTGCCTTAGACGATTTTACCAAAGCCATTGAGGCCGACCCCAATTACGCCCAAGCCTATTACAACAGGGGCAACGCATATTTTGACCTGAGCAACCTTACCTCGGCCATTGGCGATTACGGCAAAGCACTTACTCTTGACCCCAAATACAAAGAAGCCCTAAACAATATTGGTTTGGCCTATTACCAAACCGGGCAAATTGAGCAGGCTAATGCTTACTACGAGCAGGCTTTACAATTAGACCCCCGCTACGACAAAGCTTTATGTAATAAGGCCGACCTGCTGCTGCGGCAAAAAAATTATCCGGATGCTTTAGCTAATTACCAGGCAGCTATAGCTATAAATCCCAATTTTGCCAACGCACATTTAGGCTTAGGTATTGCTAATTATCAGCTTAAAAACTACGCTGCCGCCCTCGATAATTTTAATACTGCCGAGCGTTTGGCAGCCACCACCGCTACACCTTTGCAACGCCTGTATTTTTATCGAGGATCGGCACAACTTGCCCTTAAAAACTATACCAACGCCATAACCGACTACGACCGCGCCTTAGCCGAACAACCAAAAGATGCCGCTCAAATTTATTACTACCGGGGGCTGTGCTACCAACGCAGCCAAAAAACCGACCGCGCCATTGCCGACTACTCGCAAGCTATAAACCTACAAGCCGATTTTAACAAGGCCATTGCTGCCCGCGCTAATGCTTACTACGAAATTGGCCAATATGCCAAGGCCGAAAACGATTATACTACCCTAATTATAAGAGACCCCAAATTAGACGAAGCATGGAATAATCGCGGCAACTGCCGTTTTAAGCAAAATAATTTTGAACCCGCCGCCGCCGACTATACTAAAGCGCTTGAACTAAACCAACAAAACGCTAACGCATGGTATTACCGCGGCTATTGTTTTTTGCTTTGGGAGGATTACAACGCCGCACTAAACGATTTTAACCGCTGTATTGAAATTGACCCCAAAAATGCCAATGCTTACGACAAACGCGGCGATATAAAATTTAAACGAAAAGAATACAAAGCAGCCATTGCCGACTACGACCAGGCCCTTCAACTAAATCCTAAATTTGTAACTGCATGGTATAACAGAGGCTACTCGAAGTATTTATTACAACAATATAGCTCGGCCATAACCGATTTTGATAATTGTTTGGCACTCGACAGTAAATTTGTTGAGGCTTACAATTACCGGGGCAACTCAAAATATTTTTCCGGATTATTAGAAGAAGCCGAAGTCGATTATAATGCCGCCATAAAAATTGACCCACAATACCCTAAAGCTTACAGCAACCGCAGCATCATAAAACGCAAACTATACTTCGACTGGAGCGGCGCCTTAGACGACACCAATAAAGCCATAGAACGCAATGCGCAATTAAAACAAGCCTATGTAAACAGGGCTATTGTGTGGGCACACATGGGCCGCAACGCCGATGCCGAAGCCGATTTTAAAAGCGCCATAGAAATTGACCCCGATTATGCCGAAGGGTACGGCGCACGCGGCGAATACTATTTTAACGAAGGCCGTTTTGAAGATGCCTTGCGCAATTTAAACCGCTCAATTGATTTAGACCCCCTAACCTCCGAAACGTATTTTTGGCGAGGTATGGCGCTGGTGAAACTTGGCCAAAAGAGCCGCGCTTGCGAAGATTTTCAGCAGGCAACTATTTTAGGTTATGGCCCGGCAGCCAGCAAATATAAAGAGACTTGCCAATAA
- a CDS encoding tail fiber domain-containing protein: protein MKNLLNTFVLVALISSFFNVFNANAQWLDSGTTVRLATNTDNVGIGTTAPIAKLHVDGDRFLLNTTSTTSSSFINLASGGSLKIQNNGGAFATFAAGATNKYTLGSTGGFVCDFEVNGNSVFNKNVSINSALGSLRIGQTTSGYKLGTLNAGQDLTFISDNNGTTANRVTFKQNGNVGIGTTAPNRELTIEKAGAAFANIKDGTREILIGADATGGIVSVMTNHDLILRAGSNSEKMRIKANGNVGIGTNAPTQTLHVAGNALLVGTTTFDTPGTANNLIVEASSIDPMMRPTANNFGKLGNATNRFFEGHFNSLFVGGIQITSDAKTKTNVVKIDSASDKIAALRGVSYDYIPEALPGYTPENAERMAANTQNHLGFIAQEVERVLPELVKPLDGTDIKTVNYTEIIPVLVEAFKEEKAKNEALEARLAKLEALLNVATPADNPTKAENTKTTVAPVAKIAKGSVAQNHPNPAKDVTSISYAIDENVANAQIVITDMAGRTLQQVNITDGAGSVNINTNNFANGTYIYSLVIDGQTVESKQMVVSK, encoded by the coding sequence ATGAAAAACTTATTAAACACTTTCGTTCTTGTAGCTCTTATTAGCTCTTTCTTTAACGTTTTTAACGCCAACGCTCAATGGCTTGATTCTGGCACAACTGTTAGACTAGCCACCAATACTGATAATGTAGGCATTGGTACTACTGCACCTATTGCAAAACTACACGTCGATGGCGACCGCTTTTTGCTCAACACCACCAGCACCACTAGTTCATCTTTTATAAATTTGGCAAGCGGCGGCTCGCTTAAAATTCAAAACAACGGCGGGGCGTTTGCCACTTTTGCTGCAGGTGCAACCAACAAATATACCTTAGGCAGTACGGGCGGTTTTGTTTGCGATTTTGAAGTAAACGGTAACAGCGTTTTTAATAAAAACGTGTCTATAAACTCGGCTTTAGGTAGTTTACGTATAGGGCAAACAACAAGTGGCTACAAATTAGGCACACTTAACGCCGGGCAAGACCTTACCTTCATTTCTGATAACAACGGCACTACTGCCAACCGGGTAACTTTTAAACAGAATGGCAACGTGGGTATAGGCACAACTGCACCCAACCGCGAGCTAACTATTGAAAAAGCGGGCGCAGCATTTGCCAACATAAAAGACGGTACCCGCGAAATATTAATTGGTGCAGATGCAACAGGCGGTATCGTTTCGGTAATGACAAACCACGACCTAATTTTACGTGCAGGCTCTAACAGCGAAAAAATGCGCATAAAAGCCAACGGAAACGTAGGTATAGGCACTAACGCGCCTACTCAAACCCTACACGTTGCCGGAAACGCTCTTCTTGTTGGCACTACCACTTTTGACACACCAGGTACGGCAAATAATTTAATCGTAGAAGCAAGTAGCATAGACCCAATGATGCGACCCACTGCTAACAATTTTGGCAAACTTGGCAACGCTACAAACCGCTTTTTCGAAGGACATTTTAACTCTTTATTTGTAGGGGGCATTCAAATAACCTCCGATGCCAAAACTAAAACAAATGTAGTTAAAATTGACAGTGCCAGCGACAAAATAGCAGCTCTACGTGGTGTTAGCTATGACTACATACCCGAAGCCCTGCCCGGATATACCCCCGAAAATGCCGAGCGTATGGCTGCAAACACCCAAAACCACCTTGGTTTTATAGCACAAGAAGTAGAGCGTGTGTTGCCCGAATTAGTAAAACCCTTAGACGGTACCGATATCAAAACCGTAAACTACACCGAAATTATACCCGTACTTGTTGAAGCGTTTAAAGAAGAAAAAGCCAAAAACGAAGCACTTGAAGCCCGCCTTGCCAAATTAGAAGCCTTATTAAACGTTGCCACCCCCGCCGATAATCCTACAAAAGCAGAAAACACCAAAACCACAGTAGCCCCAGTTGCTAAAATTGCCAAAGGTTCGGTAGCCCAAAACCACCCAAACCCTGCCAAAGATGTAACCAGCATTAGTTATGCAATTGACGAAAATGTTGCCAATGCCCAAATAGTAATTACCGATATGGCAGGCCGCACCCTACAACAAGTAAATATTACCGACGGTGCAGGCAGCGTAAACATAAACACCAATAATTTTGCCAACGGCACTTATATTTACAGTTTAGTTATTGACGGCCAAACCGTTGAAAGCAAACAAATGGTAGTAAGCAAATAA